The sequence GCGGATGGCGCCGTGTTCCCCGCGGAGCTCACCTTCGCGCGCGTGCACGCGGACGGCCCGCCGCGCACCACCGTCTTCGTGCGCGACCTCACGGAGCGCAAGGCCGTGGAGCGGATGAAGAACGAGTTCGTCTCCACCGTGAGCCATGAGCTGCGCACGCCGCTCACCTCCATCCGGGGCTCGCTGGGCCTGCTGGAGAACGGCATCGTGGGGGAGCTGCCCTCGCAGGCGCTGGACATGGTGCGCATCGCGCGCACGAACACCGAGCGGCTCATCCGGCTCATCAACGACATCCTGGACCTGGAGAAGATGGAGTCCGGGATGCTGGAGCTGAAGCTCCAGCCGCAGACGGCGCAGGACCTGGTGGAGGCCACGCTCGCGGGCGTGCAGGGCATGGCGGAGACAGCGCACGTCACCCTGCGCTCGGACGTGGAGGGCACGCCGCAGGTGAAGGGCGACCGCGACCGGCTCATCCAGGTGCTCACCAACCTGGTCTCCAACGCCATCAAGTTCTCCCCCCAGGGCGCCTCCGTGGTGGTGGCCGCCGGCCTCACGGCGGACGGCCGCGTGCGCTTCAGCGTCACGGACCAGGGCTCCGGCATCCCGGAGGAGAAGCTCCCCCGCCTCTTCGGCCGCTTCCAGCAACTGGACGCGTCCGACACGCGCAGCAAGGGCGGCACCGGCCTGGGGCTGGCCATCTCGCAGGCCATCGTGGAGCAGCACGGCGGCCGCATCGAGGTGTCCAGCCCGCCCGGCCAGGGCGCCACCTTCCACTTCACACTGGAGGCCCTGCGCGTCCCCGCGCCGGCCGCCGGCACCACGCTGCCCGCGGACGAGTCCCGCCACAACGTGCTCATCGTCACCGCGGACGCGGACCTGTCCGCCCTCTTGCGCGGCCTGCTGTCGCACGAGGGCTACCGGGTGGTGCGCGCCGCCACGCTCACGGAGGCCGCGCAGGCGGTGGAGCACGCGCTGCCGGACGCGCTGGTGGTGGACACGCAGATGCCGGACGGCCCGGTGCTGGACTGGGTGCGCCGCCTGCGGGAACAGCCGCGCACGCGCGAGCTGCCCGTGCTGGCCCTGGCCGGACGCTCGCAGACGGGGCCCAAGGACGCGGGCACCGCGCTGCTGGTGGACTGGCTGCCCACGCCCGTGGAGGAAACGCGGTTGCTGAAGACACTGCGTTACGCCATGCGCCAGCCGGGCCAGGCGCGCGTGCTGGTGGTGGACGACGACGCCACCACGCGCCGGGTGCTGTGCGCGCAGTTCGAGCGGCTGGGCGCGCTGTGCATCGAAGCGGCGGACGGGGAGAGCGCGGTGGCGCTCGCGCGTGACACGCCCCCGGACCTCATCGTGCTGGACGTGGGGCTGCCCCGGCTGGACGGCTTCGAGGTGGTGGACATCCTGCGCCAGGGCAAGGGCCGCGCCACGCCGCTCATCGTCTTCACCGGCCGCGAGCTGTCGCGCACCGACCAGCGCCAGCTCACGCTGGGCATCACCCGGCACCTGACGAAGGCCCGCGCTTCCGAGGAGGAGCTGGTGGCCTCCGTGCGGGAGCTGCTCAACGGACTGCTGGCCCGCCGCGACGCCGCGGCCGAGCCTCGAAAGGCGATGCCATGAGCACCGCGCGCAACGACAAGACGCTGCTCTTCCTGGAGGACGACCGCGACCTGCAGGCCCTGGTCTGCGCCTTCCTGCGGGAGAAGGGCTACCAGGTGACGCCCGCGCGCACCGCCGCGGAGGCGCGCGAGGTGCTCCAGTCCAAGCCGGTGGACGCCGCCATCGTGGACGGCCTCCTGCCGGGCATGACCGGCGCGGACTTCATCCGCGAGCTGCGCCAGACGAAGCCCACGCTGCCCGTGCTCTTCGCGTCCGCCTTCTGGAAGGACCTCAAGAGCCACGAACTGCTCACGCGCCAACTGGGCGTGGCGCGCGTGGTGCACAAGCCCTACCGGCCGGAGGAGCTGGCCGTGTGGCTGGAGCAGCTCTTCGCGGTGGCGGAGCCGCCGCCCCCGCCTCCGGAGCCGCTGGAGGACGAGGAGGCGGACGCGGAGCCCGTGGACGACTTCGCCGCGAGCCTGGCCCTCTTGAGCGCGGACTACGGCGCCAGGCTGCCGGAGCGGCTGGCCACGCTCCAGGCGCTGCTGGGCAAGGGGCGCCACGGCGACGCGGCGGCCCTGGAGGAGGCCTACAGCGTCGTGCACAAGCTGCACGGCACCGCGGGCAGCTACGGCTTCCGCGACGTGAGCATCACGGCGGGCGCGCTGGAGGACGTGCTGCGTCCGGTGAAGACCGGCGGGACGCTGGACTGGGCCCAGGTGGACGCGGGCTTCCGCGCGCTGGAGGACCGCGTGTCGCTGCCGGTCCTCGCCCCGGAGCCGGAGCCCGAGGAGGCCGTCGTCGCCGCCATGGGCACGCTGCTGGTGGTGGACGAGGACGCGGCCATCCTCGCGGACGCGAAGCAGATGGGGGACCGCGAAGGCGTGCGCGTGGTGACGGCCCGCACGCCCGAGGAGGCCTGCGCCGCGGTGGAGCGGCAGTGGGTGGACGGGGCGCTCCTGCACATGGGCACGGACGGGCTCGCCACCGCGAGCGCGCTGCGCGCGATGGAAGGCCACCAGTTCCTGCCGCTGGCCTTCTCCAGCGCGAACGGCGG comes from Corallococcus macrosporus and encodes:
- a CDS encoding ATP-binding protein, which produces MEPRLSKRSAALAAGALVLLCALFILGRPGSTADHDHYRTQLRQLRVATAELEQDVLRQRVGMAELHGASDRDFDALAARARMLRTAPGFLPDEGMRSLSASLDAYLRALEGSRGLLASAREKDRQLSALREAFPGQVAATAAALPPGAPREQVGALGADVLLALRAHGEASGVRVEASLARLARAREGQTLSAPAVAALDGLEARARELTALQRAADASFQALLDHGATGEAERLITTYLQLQEQAQSRAERTRIVLFGVSLLLVGYVLVVLVRLAQASAALGELNRGLEARVAERTQALSAASAEARASDARKAAILEASPDGIVVLDESARVAEFNPAAAAHFRLPSARAVGADFLTLALPASLPASQREAVHAALRQDTVAARVETPCLRADGAVFPAELTFARVHADGPPRTTVFVRDLTERKAVERMKNEFVSTVSHELRTPLTSIRGSLGLLENGIVGELPSQALDMVRIARTNTERLIRLINDILDLEKMESGMLELKLQPQTAQDLVEATLAGVQGMAETAHVTLRSDVEGTPQVKGDRDRLIQVLTNLVSNAIKFSPQGASVVVAAGLTADGRVRFSVTDQGSGIPEEKLPRLFGRFQQLDASDTRSKGGTGLGLAISQAIVEQHGGRIEVSSPPGQGATFHFTLEALRVPAPAAGTTLPADESRHNVLIVTADADLSALLRGLLSHEGYRVVRAATLTEAAQAVEHALPDALVVDTQMPDGPVLDWVRRLREQPRTRELPVLALAGRSQTGPKDAGTALLVDWLPTPVEETRLLKTLRYAMRQPGQARVLVVDDDATTRRVLCAQFERLGALCIEAADGESAVALARDTPPDLIVLDVGLPRLDGFEVVDILRQGKGRATPLIVFTGRELSRTDQRQLTLGITRHLTKARASEEELVASVRELLNGLLARRDAAAEPRKAMP
- a CDS encoding response regulator, with protein sequence MSTARNDKTLLFLEDDRDLQALVCAFLREKGYQVTPARTAAEAREVLQSKPVDAAIVDGLLPGMTGADFIRELRQTKPTLPVLFASAFWKDLKSHELLTRQLGVARVVHKPYRPEELAVWLEQLFAVAEPPPPPPEPLEDEEADAEPVDDFAASLALLSADYGARLPERLATLQALLGKGRHGDAAALEEAYSVVHKLHGTAGSYGFRDVSITAGALEDVLRPVKTGGTLDWAQVDAGFRALEDRVSLPVLAPEPEPEEAVVAAMGTLLVVDEDAAILADAKQMGDREGVRVVTARTPEEACAAVERQWVDGALLHMGTDGLATASALRAMEGHQFLPLAFSSANGGLQERVHAAHAGASLFLPRPFTQQDFATAAERLVAARRLERAKVMVVDDDPEAVRALSQALVSDAVEVVGLENAYGLLDALAQHRPDLLLLDVQMPGPSGFDLCRILRLTPEWQELPILLITTQVGLEFRLAAFQAGADDYLAKPVLKEELRARVHARLERARLSRERTERDALTGLMLRRPFVEAVATRLSEARRGDRPLALCFLDVDHFKKVNDQHGHLAGDRVLMRLGRLLGARFRREDLRARWGGEEFVVALLGESAESAKEILSRTAEELAGMAFESDAGTSFHVTFSAGLAVAPQDGTTLDELLRVADARLYRAKENGRNRIETE